The Mesorhizobium loti genome includes a region encoding these proteins:
- a CDS encoding S26 family signal peptidase, with translation MTRLGYAVTTTGAVSLLGILSIVSFAPKLIWNASASTPIGLYAIAPDPSPEVTDLVAVRAPEPFASFLAEGGYLPRGVPLMKRVVALPGQRVCRTGLAITVDAVPMGDALDRDRRGNLLPVWQGCRVVAEGELFLMNWQVSDSLDGRYFGALPAAAVIGRAIPLYTDEDGDGRFVWRAPTR, from the coding sequence ATGACCCGGCTCGGCTACGCCGTCACCACGACGGGCGCCGTGTCGTTGCTCGGCATCCTATCGATCGTTTCCTTCGCGCCGAAGCTGATCTGGAATGCGTCGGCCAGCACGCCGATCGGCCTCTATGCCATCGCGCCAGACCCGTCCCCCGAGGTCACCGATCTGGTCGCCGTGCGTGCGCCCGAGCCGTTCGCGAGCTTCCTCGCCGAGGGCGGTTATCTGCCGCGCGGCGTGCCGCTGATGAAGCGCGTCGTAGCGCTTCCCGGTCAACGCGTTTGCAGGACAGGCCTCGCCATCACCGTCGACGCCGTGCCGATGGGCGACGCGCTTGATCGCGATCGTCGCGGCAATCTGCTGCCCGTCTGGCAAGGCTGCCGCGTCGTCGCCGAGGGCGAGCTGTTCCTGATGAACTGGCAGGTCAGCGACAGCCTCGACGGCCGCTACTTCGGCGCGCTTCCCGCCGCCGCCGTGATCGGCCGGGCCATCCCTCTCTACACCGACGAGGACGGCGATGGCCGCTTCGTCTGGCGCGCGCCGACGCGGTGA
- a CDS encoding DUF736 domain-containing protein, with protein MSLIGQFSRTKSGYAGRVRTLTLDAELVLVPVEQSDTENAPDYRVHLGSDEDGPEVGAGWKRTGEKAGEYVSLQIDDPTFSQPVRANLFQSADDKSDWGLHWNRPPRRSERD; from the coding sequence ATGTCCCTAATCGGTCAATTCAGCCGCACCAAATCGGGCTATGCCGGGCGCGTCAGAACGCTCACGCTCGACGCCGAGTTGGTGCTCGTGCCGGTAGAGCAATCCGACACGGAGAACGCGCCCGACTACCGCGTCCATCTCGGATCGGATGAGGACGGTCCCGAAGTTGGAGCGGGCTGGAAGCGCACCGGTGAGAAGGCCGGCGAGTACGTTTCGTTGCAGATAGACGATCCGACCTTCAGCCAACCGGTCCGCGCTAACCTGTTCCAGTCGGCCGACGACAAGTCCGACTGGGGTCTGCACTGGAACCGCCCGCCTCGGCGCAGCGAGCGGGACTGA
- a CDS encoding lytic transglycosylase domain-containing protein encodes MSARRHPAVAGRHSTVRRTAFLLLSGLLTAAPLCADANAQTVSGERLSRVDPYAALIAEAARRFGVPEHWIRAVMRVESAGDMRAISSAGAMGLMQIMPATWANLRARHGLGDPYNPRDNIMAGAAYLREMHDRYGSPGFLAAYNAGPGRYEEYRATGRPLPAETRAYVAALAPIIGGGDLAAPVTVATADPLAWTRAPLFIVQVDSSAGAVQRQRDGDPAAPSARESARHPDLPAPRSDGLFVARTDTAGPR; translated from the coding sequence ATGTCGGCCCGCCGCCATCCCGCTGTCGCCGGCCGGCATTCCACCGTCCGGCGCACAGCCTTCCTTCTCCTTTCCGGCCTGCTGACCGCCGCGCCGCTTTGCGCCGACGCGAATGCACAGACCGTGTCGGGCGAACGCCTCTCTCGCGTCGATCCCTACGCCGCCTTGATCGCCGAGGCTGCGCGACGATTTGGCGTTCCCGAACATTGGATTCGTGCGGTCATGCGCGTCGAAAGCGCCGGCGACATGCGCGCCATCTCATCGGCCGGCGCGATGGGCCTGATGCAGATCATGCCCGCGACCTGGGCGAATTTGCGCGCTCGACATGGTCTCGGCGACCCCTACAACCCGCGCGATAACATCATGGCGGGCGCGGCGTATCTGCGCGAGATGCACGATCGCTACGGCTCGCCCGGCTTTCTGGCGGCCTACAACGCTGGTCCCGGCCGCTACGAGGAATATCGGGCGACCGGCCGCCCGTTGCCGGCCGAAACACGCGCCTATGTCGCCGCCCTCGCACCGATCATCGGCGGCGGCGATCTCGCTGCCCCCGTCACGGTGGCGACCGCCGATCCGCTCGCCTGGACCCGTGCGCCACTCTTCATCGTGCAGGTCGACAGCAGCGCGGGTGCAGTCCAGCGGCAGCGGGACGGCGATCCGGCCGCACCCTCTGCGCGGGAGTCCGCTCGCCATCCGGACCTGCCTGCACCGCGATCGGACGGCCTATTCGTGGCGCGGACTGATACTGCGGGGCCGCGATGA
- a CDS encoding DUF3363 domain-containing protein, with amino-acid sequence MSGEDDFRIRPGRIRSTRAQQARPFIAQALAAAQRAGGSVSRSGKISSGNHSRFGRGQRATVQANRLLTSRSRNTVIKTRVVRHSARAAPLSAHLSYLRREGVTRDGEKARLFGPETEDADPKAFAERTQDDRHHFRFIVSPEDATEMSDLKTFARDLMGQMEKDLGTKLDWVGVDHWNTDNPHVHIILRGRNDDGQDLVISRDYIKEGMRARAQDLVTQELGPRTDHEIRRNLQRQTEAERWTNLDRQLARDSYRTGVVDLAPHPDRRPDEFHAMKVGRLRKLETLGLADQIGPGQWAVSENAEATLRELGERGDIIKRVHRGLTERGIERGAASYVLAGESLSDPVVGRLVDRGLDDELKGTAYAVVDGTDGRTHHIKLPDLDAAGDSAPGSIVELRKFDDAQGRRRVALAVRSDLDISAQVHATGATWLDRQAIAREPVALGGGGFGAEVRQAMDRRAEHLVSQGLAERQTRGISFSPGLIDTLRQREVEALGEKLAAETGRQFIRAATGEYVAGTYRQRFALASGRFAMIDDGLGFQLVPWSPSLERQVGQHVSGVSRGAGGVDWSFSRNRGLGM; translated from the coding sequence ATGAGCGGCGAGGACGATTTCCGCATCCGGCCTGGCCGCATCCGCTCGACCCGCGCACAGCAGGCGCGGCCCTTCATCGCCCAGGCGCTCGCCGCCGCCCAGCGCGCCGGCGGTAGCGTCTCGCGCTCCGGCAAGATCAGCTCGGGCAACCACTCGCGTTTCGGGCGCGGTCAGCGCGCGACCGTACAGGCCAATCGTTTGCTCACCAGCCGCTCGCGCAACACGGTGATCAAGACGCGCGTCGTCCGGCACAGCGCTCGGGCCGCGCCGCTCAGCGCCCACCTCAGCTATCTGCGGCGCGAGGGTGTCACCCGGGATGGAGAGAAAGCCCGGCTGTTCGGGCCGGAGACCGAGGACGCCGATCCCAAGGCCTTCGCGGAGCGGACCCAGGACGACCGCCATCATTTCCGCTTCATCGTCTCGCCCGAGGACGCGACGGAGATGTCCGACCTCAAGACCTTCGCCCGCGACCTGATGGGCCAGATGGAAAAGGACCTCGGCACGAAGCTCGATTGGGTCGGCGTCGATCACTGGAACACGGACAATCCGCACGTCCATATCATCCTGCGCGGGCGCAACGATGACGGCCAGGACCTCGTGATCTCGCGCGACTACATCAAGGAAGGCATGCGTGCCCGCGCGCAGGATCTCGTCACCCAGGAGTTGGGACCGCGCACCGATCACGAGATCCGCCGCAATCTCCAACGGCAGACCGAGGCGGAACGCTGGACCAATCTCGATCGCCAGCTTGCCCGTGACAGCTACCGCACCGGCGTTGTCGATCTTGCCCCGCACCCCGATCGCCGGCCCGACGAATTCCATGCGATGAAGGTCGGTCGGCTGCGGAAGCTGGAGACGCTCGGCCTCGCCGACCAGATCGGCCCCGGCCAATGGGCCGTGTCCGAGAATGCCGAGGCGACCCTGCGCGAGCTGGGCGAGCGTGGCGACATCATCAAGCGCGTTCATCGCGGCCTAACCGAACGCGGCATCGAACGGGGCGCGGCGAGCTATGTGCTCGCCGGCGAGAGCCTCAGCGATCCTGTCGTCGGCCGGCTGGTCGATCGGGGTCTCGACGATGAGCTGAAAGGCACGGCCTATGCCGTGGTCGACGGCACGGACGGGCGAACCCATCACATCAAGCTGCCCGACCTCGACGCCGCCGGCGACAGCGCGCCGGGCTCGATCGTCGAGCTGCGCAAATTCGACGACGCGCAGGGACGCAGGCGGGTCGCACTCGCCGTCCGCTCCGATCTCGACATCTCCGCCCAAGTCCATGCGACCGGCGCAACCTGGCTCGACCGGCAGGCGATCGCCCGCGAGCCCGTCGCACTCGGCGGTGGCGGCTTCGGTGCGGAGGTTCGCCAGGCGATGGACCGGCGCGCCGAGCATCTCGTCAGCCAGGGTCTCGCCGAGCGACAAACGCGCGGCATCAGCTTTTCGCCGGGGCTGATCGACACGCTCCGGCAGCGCGAGGTGGAGGCCCTTGGCGAGAAGCTCGCGGCCGAAACCGGGCGCCAGTTCATCAGGGCCGCAACGGGCGAGTATGTGGCGGGCACCTATCGCCAGCGCTTCGCGCTCGCTTCCGGCCGCTTCGCCATGATCGACGACGGCCTCGGCTTCCAGCTCGTGCCCTGGTCGCCGTCCCTCGAACGCCAGGTCGGTCAGCACGTCTCCGGTGTGTCGCGCGGCGCCGGCGGCGTCGACTGGAGCTTCAGCCGCAACCGCGGCCTCGGCATGTAG
- a CDS encoding conjugal transfer protein TraG, translating into MSATKILWGQILTVFLIVLMTTWAATQWTAYRLGFQPQLGLPWFELVGWPIYYPPAFFWWWYFYDAYAPPIFIESAYIAASGGFISIAVAIGMSVWRAREAKNAETFGSARWADAREVSAAGLTGADGVILGKFERDYLRHDGPEHVLCFAPTRSGKGVGLVVPSLLTWPGSAIVHDIKGENWTLTAGFRSRHGRVLLFDPTNAKSAAYNPLLEVRRGEWEVRDVQNIADILVDPEGSLEKRNHWEKTSHALLVGAILHVLYAEADKTLASVAAFLSDPKRPIDSTLAAMMKTAHLGEAGPHPVIASAARELLNKSDNERSGVLSTAMSFLGLYRDPVVAEVTRRCDWRIVDIVGGKHPTTLYLVVPPSDINRTKPLIRLILNQIGRRLTEDLKANGNRHRLLLMLDEFPALGRLDFFESALAFMAGYGLKAFLIAQSLNQIEKAYGPNNSILDNCHVRVSFATNDERTAKRVSDALGTATEMRAMKNYAGHRLSPWLGHLMVSRSETARQLMTPGEIMQLPPSDEIVMVAGTPPIRAKKARYYEDRRFQERILPPPNLLKPTAARPDDWSTLPLPVKPAVATATGGGGSEDEDTTDSERRHQPELSRSKPVETKQPIENEFEIDPRDDADEDAARLSRMSQTMRQVARQASLDPNDGIEL; encoded by the coding sequence ATGTCGGCGACCAAGATCCTCTGGGGCCAGATTCTCACCGTCTTCCTGATCGTGCTCATGACGACCTGGGCGGCGACGCAGTGGACGGCCTATCGGCTCGGCTTCCAGCCGCAGCTCGGACTCCCGTGGTTCGAATTGGTCGGCTGGCCGATCTACTATCCGCCCGCCTTCTTCTGGTGGTGGTATTTCTACGATGCCTATGCGCCGCCGATCTTCATCGAGAGCGCTTATATCGCGGCGTCTGGCGGCTTCATCTCAATCGCCGTCGCGATCGGCATGTCCGTCTGGCGGGCGCGTGAGGCGAAGAACGCCGAGACGTTCGGCTCCGCCCGGTGGGCCGATGCGCGCGAAGTGAGCGCCGCCGGCCTCACGGGCGCGGATGGCGTCATCCTGGGGAAGTTCGAGCGCGACTATCTCCGCCACGATGGTCCCGAGCATGTGCTGTGCTTTGCGCCCACGCGATCCGGCAAGGGCGTCGGCCTGGTCGTGCCGTCGCTACTCACCTGGCCCGGCTCGGCGATTGTCCATGACATCAAGGGCGAGAACTGGACGCTGACGGCCGGCTTCCGGTCCCGGCACGGCCGCGTCCTGCTATTTGATCCGACCAACGCGAAGTCGGCCGCCTACAATCCGCTGCTCGAGGTGCGCCGCGGTGAATGGGAGGTCCGCGACGTCCAGAACATCGCCGACATCCTGGTCGACCCGGAAGGCTCGCTCGAGAAACGGAATCATTGGGAGAAGACTAGCCACGCGTTGCTGGTCGGCGCCATTCTGCACGTCCTCTACGCCGAGGCCGACAAGACCCTCGCGAGCGTCGCCGCCTTCCTCTCCGATCCAAAGCGGCCGATCGATTCGACCCTCGCCGCCATGATGAAGACGGCGCATCTCGGCGAGGCCGGACCGCATCCGGTGATCGCCAGCGCCGCACGCGAGCTGCTGAACAAATCAGACAATGAGCGGTCGGGCGTGCTGTCCACCGCGATGTCGTTCCTCGGCCTATACCGCGATCCCGTAGTGGCAGAGGTCACACGCCGCTGCGACTGGCGCATCGTCGATATCGTCGGCGGCAAGCATCCAACGACGCTCTACCTCGTCGTGCCACCATCGGACATCAATCGGACCAAGCCGCTGATCCGCCTGATCCTCAATCAGATCGGCCGGCGGCTCACGGAGGATCTGAAGGCGAACGGCAACCGCCATCGTCTTCTCCTGATGCTCGACGAATTTCCGGCCCTCGGCCGCCTCGACTTTTTCGAGAGTGCGCTCGCCTTCATGGCGGGATACGGCCTCAAAGCCTTCCTCATCGCCCAGTCGCTGAACCAGATCGAGAAGGCCTACGGGCCGAACAACTCGATCCTCGACAACTGCCATGTGCGCGTCAGCTTCGCGACCAACGATGAGCGGACCGCCAAACGTGTGTCGGATGCGCTTGGCACCGCGACCGAGATGCGCGCGATGAAGAACTATGCCGGTCATCGCCTGTCGCCCTGGCTCGGCCACTTGATGGTCTCGCGCTCGGAAACGGCCCGGCAACTGATGACGCCCGGCGAAATCATGCAGCTTCCGCCATCCGACGAAATCGTCATGGTCGCCGGCACCCCGCCGATCCGCGCGAAGAAGGCGCGATATTATGAGGATCGCCGGTTTCAGGAGCGCATCTTGCCGCCGCCAAACCTTTTGAAGCCAACAGCCGCCCGACCGGACGACTGGAGCACGCTGCCCCTTCCGGTGAAGCCGGCGGTGGCGACGGCTACCGGCGGCGGCGGATCGGAAGATGAGGACACGACCGACTCCGAGCGCCGGCACCAGCCGGAACTGAGCCGCTCAAAACCCGTCGAGACTAAGCAACCCATCGAAAACGAATTCGAGATCGACCCCCGCGACGACGCCGACGAGGATGCCGCACGTCTCTCGCGCATGAGCCAGACCATGCGCCAGGTGGCACGCCAAGCCTCGCTCGATCCCAACGACGGCATCGAGCTTTAG
- a CDS encoding CopG family transcriptional regulator: MVKPPKKQRLSVYLEPDVMKALAAHAARRDQSLSLIAEAGIASFLSPDASERQEAATTKRLDQLDRRMARMERDLGIAVETLAVFIRFWLTTNPPLPEPAQTAARAKAGERYEAFVTALGRRLAHGPKLRQEISEDIAPAHDAE; encoded by the coding sequence ATGGTAAAGCCTCCCAAAAAGCAGCGGCTATCCGTGTATCTCGAACCGGACGTCATGAAAGCGCTCGCCGCGCACGCCGCCCGGCGCGATCAATCCCTCTCCCTGATCGCGGAAGCCGGCATCGCCTCTTTCCTCTCGCCTGACGCCTCCGAACGGCAGGAGGCGGCGACGACGAAGCGGCTCGATCAGCTCGACCGGCGAATGGCACGCATGGAGCGCGACCTTGGCATCGCCGTCGAAACGCTGGCCGTCTTCATCCGCTTCTGGCTGACGACGAACCCGCCGCTACCGGAGCCTGCCCAGACTGCGGCGCGCGCCAAAGCCGGCGAGCGCTACGAGGCGTTCGTCACCGCGCTCGGCCGCCGACTCGCTCACGGGCCGAAGCTTCGGCAAGAGATTTCGGAGGACATCGCGCCCGCGCATGACGCGGAATAA
- the trbB gene encoding P-type conjugative transfer ATPase TrbB has product MAANHQKSQAILRGARMLRTALGPAIARFLEDPAIVEVMLNPDGRLWVDRLSEGLSDTGEVLSPSDGERIIRLVAHHVGAEVHPGAPRVSAELPETGERFEGLLPPVVSAPAFAIRKPAVAVFTLDDYVAAGIMVADQAETLRQAVAGRRNILVAGGTSTGKTTLTNALLAEVSKTSDRVVLIEDIRELQCAAPNLVAMRTKDGVASLSDLVRSSLRLRPDRIPIGEVRGAEALDLLKAWGTGHPGGVGTIHAGTAIGALRRMEQLIQEAVVTVPRALIAETIDLVAVLSGRGASRRLTELARIEGLGPDGDYRVTPASQPLTGDPS; this is encoded by the coding sequence GTGGCGGCCAATCACCAGAAATCGCAGGCGATCCTTCGCGGCGCGCGCATGCTGCGCACCGCCCTCGGGCCGGCGATCGCCCGGTTTCTGGAAGACCCTGCGATCGTCGAGGTGATGCTCAACCCCGATGGGCGGCTCTGGGTCGACCGTCTTTCCGAAGGGCTTTCCGACACAGGTGAAGTGCTGTCGCCTTCGGACGGCGAGCGGATCATCCGGCTCGTCGCCCACCATGTCGGCGCGGAGGTTCATCCCGGCGCCCCGCGTGTCTCGGCCGAGCTGCCCGAAACGGGGGAGCGGTTCGAGGGATTGTTGCCGCCGGTGGTATCCGCGCCGGCCTTCGCGATCCGTAAGCCTGCCGTCGCCGTGTTTACGCTCGACGATTATGTCGCCGCCGGGATCATGGTGGCGGATCAGGCCGAGACGCTGCGCCAAGCCGTCGCCGGACGGCGCAACATCCTCGTCGCCGGAGGCACATCCACCGGCAAAACGACCCTCACCAACGCACTGCTCGCCGAGGTCTCGAAGACCTCGGACCGGGTCGTCCTGATCGAGGACATTCGCGAGCTGCAATGCGCCGCGCCCAATCTGGTCGCGATGCGGACAAAGGACGGCGTCGCCTCGCTCTCCGATCTCGTCCGCTCCTCGCTTCGCCTGCGCCCCGATCGCATCCCGATTGGAGAGGTGCGCGGCGCTGAGGCACTCGATCTGCTGAAGGCCTGGGGCACCGGACATCCCGGCGGCGTCGGAACGATCCACGCCGGCACGGCCATCGGGGCGCTGCGCCGCATGGAGCAGCTGATCCAGGAAGCCGTGGTCACCGTCCCGCGCGCTCTGATCGCCGAGACGATTGACCTGGTCGCCGTGCTGTCCGGTCGCGGCGCGTCGCGCCGCCTCACCGAACTCGCCCGTATCGAGGGCCTTGGCCCCGACGGCGACTACCGCGTCACCCCCGCAAGCCAGCCCCTCACAGGAGACCCGTCATGA
- a CDS encoding conjugal transfer protein TrbC: MIQHTLRIRRHIATAVSVTFLTLALAPAAHATGSSMPWEAPLQKILDSIEGPVSKIIAVMIIIITGLTLAFGDTSGGARKLIQIVFGLSIAFAASSFFLSFFSFGGGALV, from the coding sequence ATGATCCAGCATACCCTGCGCATCCGCCGCCACATCGCCACGGCGGTGTCAGTCACCTTTCTCACGCTGGCGCTCGCCCCCGCCGCCCACGCCACGGGATCCTCAATGCCGTGGGAAGCACCACTGCAGAAAATTCTCGATTCGATCGAGGGTCCGGTCTCCAAGATCATCGCGGTCATGATCATTATCATCACCGGCCTGACACTCGCTTTTGGCGACACGTCGGGCGGCGCACGCAAACTGATCCAGATCGTCTTCGGTCTGTCGATTGCCTTCGCCGCGTCCAGTTTCTTCCTGTCGTTCTTCTCGTTCGGCGGCGGGGCGCTCGTCTGA
- a CDS encoding conjugal transfer protein has translation MADGADNGGELPGLSVPVHRALTEHILLGGAPRSIAILNGTLAAALGLGLRLWLVGLGLWALGHFAAVWAAKRDPQFVDVVRKHLRIPGHLSL, from the coding sequence ATGGCCGACGGCGCCGACAATGGCGGTGAGCTGCCGGGCCTCTCGGTCCCGGTCCATCGGGCGCTGACCGAGCATATCCTGCTCGGCGGCGCTCCGCGCTCGATCGCCATCCTCAACGGTACGCTCGCCGCCGCGCTTGGCCTCGGCCTTCGCCTCTGGCTGGTCGGTCTCGGGCTCTGGGCTCTCGGCCACTTCGCGGCTGTCTGGGCCGCCAAGCGCGATCCGCAATTCGTCGACGTCGTGCGCAAGCATCTGCGCATCCCCGGCCACCTGTCGCTCTGA
- a CDS encoding conjugal transfer protein TrbE translates to MMNLAEYRNRNTRLADFLPWVALVGKGIVLNKDGSLQRTARFRGPDLDSAVPAELVAVAGRLNNAFRRLGSGWAIFVEAQRHGAATYPASMFADSASALVDAERKADFEEAGAHFESSYFLTFLYLPPVEDAARAETWLYEGRDHAGVDAHEILRGFADRTDRILQLIDAFMPECAWLDDGETLTYLHSTVSTKRHRVRVPETPMYLDALLADQPLTGGLEPRLGDAHVRILTIVGFPTATTPGILDELNQLAFPYRWSTRAILLDKTDATKLLTKIRRQWFAKRKSIAAILKEVMTNEASALVDTDASNKAADADMALQELGADYAGQAYVTATITVWDDDPRIAAEKLRMVEKVIQGRDFTAMPETINAVEAWLGSLPGHVYANVRQPPINTLNLAHMIPLSAVWAGPERDEHFAAPPLLFGKTEGSTPFRLSIHVGDVGHTLIVGPTGAGKSVLLALMALQFRRYPQSQVFAFDFGGSIRAAALAMRGDWHDLGGGLTEGSDDSVSLQPLARIEDVAERAWASDWLVAILIRESVPVTPEVKEHLWSALSSLASAPIAERTLTGLSVLLQSNDLKQALRPYCVGGPYGRLLDAEAEHLGEANVQVFETEGLIGTGAAAAVLAYLFHRIEDRLDGRPTLLIVDEGWLALDDEGFAGQLREWLKTLRKKNASVIFATQSLSDIDGSAIAPAIIESCQTRVLLPNERAIEPQITAIYRRFGLNDRQIEILARAMPKRDYYCQSRRGNRLFELGLSDVALALCAASSKQHQALIAEVHARSGTDGFLAEWLAENRLAWAADLIADLTNVTPQTDPEARP, encoded by the coding sequence ATGATGAACCTCGCCGAATATCGCAACCGCAACACCCGACTCGCGGACTTCCTGCCCTGGGTCGCTCTGGTCGGCAAAGGCATCGTGCTGAACAAGGACGGCAGCCTGCAGCGCACCGCGCGCTTCCGCGGCCCCGACCTTGACAGTGCGGTGCCGGCCGAGCTGGTCGCGGTCGCAGGCCGTCTCAACAACGCCTTCCGTCGCCTGGGTTCCGGCTGGGCGATCTTCGTCGAGGCGCAGCGCCATGGCGCCGCGACCTATCCCGCCAGCATGTTCGCCGACAGCGCCTCCGCCTTGGTCGATGCCGAACGCAAGGCCGATTTCGAGGAAGCCGGCGCGCATTTCGAGTCCAGCTACTTCCTGACTTTCCTCTATCTGCCGCCGGTCGAGGACGCGGCGCGGGCCGAAACCTGGCTCTACGAGGGCCGCGATCACGCCGGCGTCGACGCGCACGAGATCCTGCGCGGCTTCGCCGACCGCACCGATCGCATCCTCCAGCTCATCGACGCCTTCATGCCGGAATGCGCCTGGCTCGATGACGGCGAGACGCTGACCTATTTGCATTCGACGGTCTCGACGAAGCGGCATCGCGTCCGCGTCCCCGAAACGCCGATGTATCTCGATGCACTGCTCGCCGATCAACCACTCACCGGCGGGCTGGAGCCGCGCCTGGGCGATGCGCATGTCCGCATCCTCACCATTGTCGGCTTCCCGACCGCGACCACGCCCGGCATCCTCGACGAGCTGAACCAGCTGGCCTTTCCCTATCGCTGGTCGACGCGCGCCATTCTGCTCGACAAGACCGACGCGACCAAGCTGCTGACCAAGATCCGGCGGCAATGGTTCGCCAAGCGCAAATCGATCGCCGCCATCTTGAAAGAGGTGATGACGAACGAGGCCTCCGCCCTCGTGGACACCGATGCTTCTAACAAGGCGGCCGATGCCGACATGGCGTTGCAGGAGCTGGGCGCGGACTACGCCGGCCAAGCCTATGTGACCGCGACGATCACGGTCTGGGACGATGATCCGCGCATCGCCGCCGAGAAGTTGCGGATGGTCGAGAAAGTCATCCAGGGCCGCGACTTCACCGCAATGCCCGAGACGATCAACGCTGTGGAAGCCTGGCTCGGCTCGCTGCCCGGCCATGTCTACGCCAATGTCCGCCAACCCCCGATCAACACATTGAATCTCGCCCACATGATCCCGCTGTCGGCGGTGTGGGCGGGACCGGAACGGGACGAGCACTTCGCAGCACCCCCACTGCTGTTCGGCAAGACCGAAGGCTCGACCCCATTCCGGCTTTCCATCCATGTGGGCGACGTCGGCCATACTCTGATCGTTGGTCCGACCGGCGCCGGCAAGTCGGTGCTGCTGGCGCTGATGGCGCTGCAATTCCGACGCTATCCCCAAAGCCAAGTCTTCGCCTTCGACTTCGGCGGATCAATCCGCGCCGCGGCGCTCGCCATGCGTGGCGACTGGCACGATCTCGGCGGTGGCCTCACCGAAGGCTCAGACGACAGCGTGTCGCTTCAACCGCTCGCACGCATCGAGGATGTCGCCGAGCGCGCCTGGGCCTCCGATTGGCTAGTCGCGATCCTGATACGCGAGAGTGTGCCCGTCACGCCCGAGGTGAAGGAACATCTTTGGTCGGCGCTCTCCTCGCTGGCCTCCGCACCAATCGCCGAGCGGACGTTGACGGGTCTGTCTGTCCTGCTTCAGTCGAACGACCTGAAGCAGGCGTTGCGGCCCTATTGCGTTGGCGGTCCCTATGGACGGCTGCTCGACGCGGAGGCCGAGCATCTGGGTGAGGCCAATGTTCAGGTCTTCGAGACCGAAGGACTTATCGGCACTGGCGCGGCTGCCGCTGTGCTCGCCTATCTCTTTCACCGTATCGAGGATCGCCTAGACGGTCGCCCGACACTGCTGATCGTCGACGAAGGCTGGCTCGCGCTGGACGACGAGGGTTTCGCCGGGCAACTCCGCGAATGGCTGAAGACGCTCCGCAAGAAGAACGCCAGCGTCATCTTCGCCACCCAGTCGCTCTCGGATATTGACGGCTCGGCGATCGCGCCGGCCATCATCGAAAGCTGCCAGACCCGCGTCTTGCTCCCGAACGAGCGCGCGATCGAGCCGCAGATCACGGCTATCTATCGCCGCTTCGGGCTCAACGATCGCCAGATCGAGATCCTCGCGCGGGCGATGCCCAAGCGCGACTATTACTGCCAATCCCGGCGCGGCAACCGGCTGTTCGAGCTGGGCCTGTCGGACGTGGCGCTCGCGCTTTGCGCCGCATCATCGAAGCAGCATCAGGCGCTGATTGCGGAGGTTCACGCCCGCAGCGGCACGGACGGGTTCCTCGCGGAGTGGCTCGCCGAAAACCGGCTTGCCTGGGCCGCCGACCTCATCGCCGACCTCACCAACGTCACTCCTCAAACCGATCCGGAGGCACGCCCATGA
- the trbJ gene encoding P-type conjugative transfer protein TrbJ encodes MTRSVRSHSRAARLAFSILAAPLALSPLLTAPAQAIIVYDPTNYAQNVLQAARALEQINNQITSLQNQAQSLINQARNLASLPYSSLQRLQQSVQRTQQLLTQAQNIAYNVQNIDQAFRTTYGNASMTASDQQLVAGARERWQNTVGGLQDAMRVQAGVVGNIDTNRTQMSALVGQSQGATGALQATQAGNQLLALQAQQLADLTAVVAANGRAQSLSEAERSAAAEQGREQRRRFLTPGSGYQPGNARMFPNAN; translated from the coding sequence ATGACCCGTTCCGTTCGTTCCCACTCGCGTGCCGCTCGGCTCGCCTTCTCCATTCTGGCCGCACCTTTGGCGCTGTCACCGCTGCTCACCGCGCCGGCCCAAGCCATCATCGTCTACGATCCCACCAATTACGCGCAGAACGTTCTTCAGGCTGCCCGCGCGCTCGAGCAGATCAACAACCAGATCACCTCGCTGCAGAACCAGGCGCAGTCACTGATCAATCAGGCGCGCAACCTCGCGAGCTTGCCATACTCGTCACTGCAGCGGCTTCAGCAGTCCGTGCAGCGGACGCAACAGCTCCTCACTCAAGCGCAGAACATCGCCTACAATGTGCAGAACATCGACCAGGCGTTCCGCACAACCTATGGCAACGCGTCGATGACCGCGTCTGACCAGCAGCTCGTCGCCGGCGCGCGGGAGCGCTGGCAGAACACGGTCGGTGGCTTGCAGGATGCGATGCGCGTCCAGGCCGGCGTCGTCGGCAACATCGACACGAACCGAACCCAAATGTCGGCGCTGGTCGGGCAGAGCCAGGGCGCTACCGGCGCGCTGCAGGCGACACAGGCGGGCAATCAGCTTCTCGCCCTGCAAGCGCAGCAGCTCGCCGACCTAACGGCTGTGGTGGCCGCAAACGGTCGCGCGCAGAGCCTGTCCGAAGCGGAGCGCTCAGCCGCTGCCGAGCAAGGTCGCGAGCAGCGCCGTCGCTTCCTGACGCCGGGCAGCGGCTACCAGCCGGGCAATGCCCGCATGTTCCCGAACGCCAACTGA